In one window of Meiothermus sp. DNA:
- a CDS encoding LptF/LptG family permease — translation MNTLDRYLSKEVGSYVLGALAVVVLALLGGALYEVLAPLLARGADPWVVSQYLAFRVPEALVRGMPLAFLFALLLVLSRMGEESELKAMLAGGVSKLRVLFPLLLLGSFLFVVCLVAADSLVPRSLQQGQNVLRQAVLQKPRALLQPGTRLVDAYGRIVYVGEVSESGIGQVRVITAEEILLAEKGRFEQGALVLSEGLRVTYGGARPRTVARFERATVPLVELSLEPPGGLFSLTVAELRQRITQYKAQGLPYHAELTALHRKWAEPAAVYSFAIFAVGLAFFLLGGSRSLGMLGVVVLTFIYYATWSVGRIMGEQGVLHPILAAWGPNLLYALAGLALLRLGKR, via the coding sequence GTGAACACCCTGGACCGCTACTTGTCCAAGGAAGTGGGGTCCTATGTGCTGGGGGCGCTGGCGGTGGTGGTGCTGGCCTTGCTGGGCGGGGCCTTGTACGAGGTGCTGGCCCCGCTTTTGGCCCGGGGGGCCGATCCCTGGGTGGTGAGCCAGTATCTGGCCTTCCGGGTGCCCGAGGCGCTGGTACGGGGGATGCCGCTGGCCTTCTTGTTCGCTTTATTGCTGGTGCTCTCGCGCATGGGCGAGGAGTCCGAGCTCAAGGCCATGCTGGCCGGGGGGGTTTCCAAGCTGCGGGTGCTGTTTCCCCTGCTTTTGTTGGGCAGTTTCCTGTTTGTGGTGTGTTTGGTGGCCGCCGACAGCCTGGTGCCGCGCAGCCTGCAGCAGGGGCAAAACGTTTTGCGGCAGGCGGTGTTGCAAAAACCCAGGGCGTTGCTACAGCCCGGCACCCGATTGGTAGATGCCTACGGGCGCATCGTGTACGTGGGTGAGGTGAGCGAGAGCGGCATTGGCCAGGTGCGGGTCATTACCGCAGAAGAAATTCTGCTGGCCGAGAAGGGCCGTTTTGAGCAGGGCGCGCTGGTTCTTTCGGAGGGGCTGCGGGTGACCTATGGGGGCGCTCGGCCCCGCACCGTGGCACGGTTTGAGCGGGCTACGGTGCCCTTGGTTGAACTCTCGCTGGAGCCCCCCGGCGGCCTCTTCAGCCTAACGGTAGCCGAGCTGCGCCAGCGCATCACCCAGTACAAAGCCCAGGGGCTCCCCTACCACGCCGAGCTAACCGCCCTGCACCGCAAATGGGCCGAGCCCGCCGCGGTGTACTCGTTCGCCATTTTTGCGGTGGGGTTGGCTTTTTTCCTGCTGGGAGGCAGTCGCAGCCTGGGCATGCTGGGGGTAGTGGTTCTCACCTTCATCTACTACGCCACCTGGAGCGTGGGCCGCATCATGGGCGAACAGGGGGTGCTGCACCCCATCCTGGCCGCCTGGGGGCCCAACCTGCTCTATGCGCTGGCCGGGCTGGCGCTATTGCGACTGGGGAAAAGATGA